The following are encoded together in the Populus trichocarpa isolate Nisqually-1 chromosome 5, P.trichocarpa_v4.1, whole genome shotgun sequence genome:
- the LOC18099352 gene encoding uncharacterized protein LOC18099352, whose translation MSTAKNEKCKGKHFTRSKPMSHMLLEILVDEALKGNKPSSTFKAESFVKAHPNHDKYLNKNLDMYEAMTIVVEKDMATGNYIKSFADINLEENIEVQSISIENEAEYEETSKGKETSSSSTQKRQHKKRNQMYEDDSVEKLPKKIGDVAFAIQSLSKNQLDVNEIYT comes from the exons atgAGTACCGCGAAGAATGAAAAATGCAAAGGTAAGCACTTCACAAGGTCTAAGCCTATGTCTCACATGCTACTTGAGATATTAGTCGATGAGGCACTTAAAGGAAACAAACCTTCTTCCACCTTTAAAGCAGAATCTTTTGTAAAG GCACATCCCAATCATGACAAGTATCTCAACAAAAACCTTGATATGTATGAAGCAATGACAATTGTTGTTGAAAAAGACATGGCAACCGgaaattatatcaaatcatTTGCTGATATCAACCTGGAAGAGAACATTGAAGTGCAAtctatttcaattgaaaatgaagcaGAATATGAAGAAACTTCAAAAGGTAAAGAGACATCTTCCTCTAGTACACAAAAGAGGCAACATAAGAAGAGAAATCAAATGTATGAAGATGATAGTGTTGAAAAGTTGCCTAAAAAGATTGGAGATGTAGCGTTTGCAATTCAAAGCCTAagcaaaaatcaacttgatgttaatgagATATATACATAA
- the LOC7492143 gene encoding BTB/POZ domain-containing protein At5g66560, whose product MAAEKPSSKGQAWFCTTGLPSDIVIEVEDMTFHLHKFPLTSRSRKLHQLITEQETNPTTSTTQRDDHQEETEEERDEIEEILCQISLLDFPGGSETFEMAAKFCYGVKVDLNSSIIAPLRCAGEFLEMTEEYSEDNLISKTERFFSQSVLKSLKESIKALKSCERVMPLAESLGITERCIDSIASRASSVDPALFGWPVSEAANENVRAGSSQALWNGIGSTVRRKGSGAKSNNADSWFDDLTLLSLQLFKRLILAMKVGDLNPEIVESCLMYYAKKHIPGISRSNRRPSSSSSSSIASEREQREVLETIVSHLPLHKSSRSSTTTRFLFGLLRTANILNAAEECQSTLEKKIGLQLEQATLDDLLIPSYSYLNETLYDVDCLERILGHFLDGLEEERNAGEIEAGDDGGGGNVRPPTLMLVGKLIDGYLAEIGSDANLKSDRFYNLAISLPEQARLFDDGLYRAVDVYLKSHPWTSEAEREKICGIMDCQKLTIEACTHAAQNERLPLRAVVQVLFFEQLQLRHAIAGTLIAVEADSARPSLLRRREEEIEVEVEAEAEAEAEAEAGAMQEGNSNAWRGAVRENQGLRLDMDSMRTRVHQLERECSNMKRVIEKIDKEGPREHNGGWRGSLTRRFGCKFKTQVCDSHEQAVVNARKGRQHHHHHQQ is encoded by the exons atggCAGCTGAGAAGCCTAGCTCTAAAGGGCAGGCATG GTTTTGCACAACTGGGCTGCCAAGTGACATTGTGATTGAAGTAGAGGACATGACCTTTCACCTCCACAAG TTTCCTTTGACGTCAAGAAGTAGAAAGCTTCATCAATTAATAACAGAGCAAGAAACAAATCCTACAACTTCAACCACTCAAAGAGATGACCACcaagaagaaacagaagaagaaagagatgaaattgaagaaatccttTGTCAAATTTCTCTCCTGGACTTCCCAGGAGGCTCTGAAACTTTTGAGATGGCTGCAAAGTTTTGCTACGGTGTGAAGGTAGACTTAAACTCATCTATCATTGCTCCTCTTCGCTGTGCCGGAGAGTTTCTTGAAATGACAGAAGAGTATTCAGaagataatttaatttccaAGACAGAGAGGTTTTTCTCGCAATCTGTGCTTAAAAGTCTTAAGGAGTCTATTAAGGCCTTAAAATCTTGCGAGCGGGTGATGCCACTCGCTGAGAGTTTAGGCATTACTGAGAGATGCATTGATTCTATTGCTTCGAGAGCTTCCTCTGTCGATCCAGCCTTGTTTGGCTGGCCGGTCAGCGAAGCAGCAAATGAGAATGTTAGAGCTGGTTCCAGTCAGGCCCTATGGAACGGGATTGGATCCACggtaagaagaaaaggaagcgGTGCCAAAAGCAATAATGCGGATTCTTGGTTTGATGATTTGACACTTTTGAGCTTACAGTTGTTCAAGCGGTTGATTTTGGCTATGAAAGTGGGAGATCTGAATCCGGAGATTGTAGAGAGCTGTTTAATGTACTATGCCAAGAAGCACATTCCTGGCATATCAAGATCAAATAGGAGgccatcttcttcatcatcatcttcaattgCTTCAGAGCGTGAACAAAGGGAAGTGTTGGAGACTATTGTTTCCCATCTTCCATTGCACAAAAGTTCTAGATCTTCCACAACTACAAGGTTCTTATTTGGTTTGTTAAGAACTGCTAATATACTAAATGCAGCTGAAGAGTGTCAGTCCACATTGGAGAAGAAGATTGGGTTACAACTAGAGCAAGCAACACTAGATGATTTATTGATTCCTAGCTATTCATATTTGAACGAGACTTTATATGATGTGGATTGCTTGGAGAGAATCCTAGGCCACTTCTTGGATGGACTTGAAGAAGAGAGAAACGCAGGTGAGATTGAAGCTGGCGACGATGGTGGAGGTGGCAATGTGAGACCACCCACTTTAATGCTTGTAGGAAAGCTAATTGATGGCTATCTTGCCGAGATTGGATCAGATGCAAATTTAAAGTCTGATAGGTTCTACAATCTCGCAATTTCACTACCGGAGCAAGCTAGACTCTTTGATGATGGCCTTTACCGAGCTGTAGATGTGTACCTCAAG tCACATCCATGGACATCAGAGGCGGAGCGAGAGAAGATATGTGGAATCATGGATTGCCAAAAGCTCACAATAGAAGCGTGCACGCACGCAGCACAAAATGAGCGGCTTCCATTGCGTGCAGTggttcaagttttgttttttgagcaGTTACAACTCCGCCACGCAATTGCAGGGACATTGATTGCAGTGGAGGCTGATTCTGCAAGGCCCTCCCTGCTAAGACGGAGGGAGGAGGAGATAGAGGTAGAGGTAGAGGCAGaggcagaagcagaagcagaagcagaagcagggGCAATGCAGGAGGGTAACAGTAACGCTTGGAGGGGAGCGGTGAGGGAAAATCAAGGGCTGAGGCTAGACATGGATAGCATGAGGACTAGGGTACATCAGCTTGAAAGAGAGTGCTCAAATATGAAGAGGGTGATTGAGAAGATTGACAAGGAGGGTCCACGTGAGCATAACGGAGGGTGGAGAGGGTCCTTGACGAGGAGGTTTGGGTGCAAGTTTAAGACCCAAGTTTGTGATTCTCATGAACAAGCGGTTGTAAATGCTAGGAAGGGAagacaacatcatcatcatcatcaacagtAG